A region from the Chelonoidis abingdonii isolate Lonesome George chromosome 10, CheloAbing_2.0, whole genome shotgun sequence genome encodes:
- the SCTR gene encoding LOW QUALITY PROTEIN: secretin receptor (The sequence of the model RefSeq protein was modified relative to this genomic sequence to represent the inferred CDS: inserted 2 bases in 1 codon; deleted 2 bases in 1 codon) produces MWSFLVILFWFSTLIIKATPPVCDLLFVLRKEEELCAEMLSQEGQNKTFENDQFMSSGTCAGMWDNMSCWPSSSIGQTVSAHCPEFFQMLTGKKGFVHRNCTSEGWSETFPRPDVACGYDVNNTANEERRVYFMKLKTMYTVGYSTSLGTLTVAVGILASFRRLHCTRNYIHMHLFTSFIFRALSNLIKDAVLFSSEDVNYCGTHTSVGCKIVMIFFSXLLQANYSWLLVEGLYLQPFGMFSCFSERKFFWCHPPLGWVLFVGIWGSKKYIFFFSYYYYRCWDINTNVAIWWIIRGPVVLSIFVNFILFVNILRILMRKLKSPEGRGNDFNQYKRLAKSTLLLIPLFGIHYIIFAFFPEDVNSGTMEIQLVFELALGSFQGFIVAVLYCFLNGEVQLEIHRKWRQWHLSQHVHLNQHLSFSSSNEGSGFTQVMQMMKPSPQEQKRQTIQKSSVI; encoded by the exons ATGTGGAGCTTCCTGGTGATTCTTTTCTGGTTTTCAACTCTAATT ATCAAGGCTACCCCACCAGTATGTGACTTGCTGTTTGTCCTGAGGAAAGAAGAAGAACTCTGTGCTGAGATGCTGTCCCAGGAAGGacagaacaaaacatttgaaaatgaccAGTTCATGAGTTCAG GCACATGTGCTGGAATGTGGGATAACATGAGCTGCTGGCCTTCTTCGTCAATTGGACAGACTGTCAGTGCTCATTGTCCAGAATTCTTCCAAATGCTTActggaaaaaaag GTTTTGTGCATCGAAACTGCACTAGTGAAGGTTGGTCAGAGACATTCCCGAGACCCGATGTTGCTTGTGGCTATGACGTGAACAACACTGCCAATGAGGAGAGA CGTGTCTACTTCATGAAACTGAAGACAATGTACACAGTTGGATATAGTACCTCCCTTGGGACTCTGACAGTAGCCGTAGGAATCCTGGCCTCATTTAG AAGACTCCATTGTACGAGGAACTACATCCACATGCATCTGTTTACATCCTTCATTTTCCGAGCCTTGTCAAACTTAATCAAAGACGCcgttttgttttcttctgaggACGTTAACTACTGCGGGACACACACG AGTGTGGGTTGTAAAATCGTCATGATCTTTTTCAG ATTGCTTCAGGCTAACTACAGTTGGCTTCTTGTGGAAGGACTA TATCTCCAACCCTTTGGTATGTTTTCTTGTTTCTCGGAAAGGAAGTTCTTTTGGTGTCATCCGCCCTTGGGATGGGTACTGTTTG TTGGCATTTGGGGGTCTAAAAagtacatcttttttttttcttattattattacaggTGTTGGGACATTAATACCAATGTTGCTATCTGGTGGATCATTAGAGGCCCTGTAGTCCTGTCTATTTTT gttaatttcattctttttgtaaatattttaagaatCTTAATGAGAAAGCTCAAATCGCcagaaggaaggggaaatgaTTTCAACCAATACAA GAGACTTGCAAAATCTACACTCCTTCTCATCCCACTTTTTGGAATTCACTATATCATCTTTGCTTTTTTCCCTGAGGACGTGAACAGCGGCACGATGGAAATTCAGCTTGTTTTTGAATTAGCACTTGGATCATTCCAG GGCTTCATTGTGGCTGTGCTGTACTGTTTTCTCAATGGCGAG GTTCAATTGGAAATTCACAGAAAATGGAGGCAGTGGCATTTAAGCCAACACGTCCACTTGAATCAGCACCTTAGCTTTTCATCCAGTAATGAAGGAAGTGGTTTCACCCAGGTGATGCAGATGATGAAGCCCAGCCCTCAAGAGCAAAAGAGGCAGACTATCCAGAAGTCAAGTGTAATTTAG